A window of Glycine soja cultivar W05 chromosome 2, ASM419377v2, whole genome shotgun sequence genomic DNA:
AATTCACTTAGCACACAAGACTAGCCCAACGCGTCTCCTAGTTTAGAGATGAGCTCAAGCTTAGTGCAAAGAAAGTCCACGAAGAAGCTCAAATGCATGCTCAACGCAAATCCTGCGCTAAGCGTGTAATTGCCGTCATACTCACTAAGCCCAGACGCTATCGCACTCAGCCTGTGATCACACCGTCATACCTGCTAATCCCAGAAGGGCATGCTTATCGCGAGGTCGCATGTAAGCTATcttaggcctataaaaggagtaggaagtAAATGAGAAAGACACACGAGACTCAACTCTATATTGAATACACCCAAAGTCTGAGCATCTCTACTAGGGAAAATCTTCCTTCTATAGCCATCCTCTATTCTCTTCCtttattcattcttttcctttttttatccaCGTTAACTCTTAAAGTGTAAAGTCTCTCGTGACAATGAAAGACTAAACCCTTATTGTTGGGAGCCTGGCAGACCAAACTcttgtaatataatttttccctattatctatttaatgtaattTCATATTGTATTGCTATTTTTTGtgctttattgttattaattatgGTCTGATGTTCATATATTGTTTAAGAggtaatgcattgaaaaatgattatttccTAAGAACTGGAAAAGAACATTTAAATGAAATCATTGCTAAGAATAAAGTGATGTTTGTTTAGcctatttcatatatatttaattttaatgcaatttaatatttaatctttgcaaaggaatttgtgaaagaaaatatataaattaggcTTTTTATGCGGAGAACTAAAGATAGAGTATCATAATAGATACAGGTGGAAACTATGATAACattagataaagaaaaattatgaacaTTACATCACAAATAGTTTTGGCATGCTAGGTCCCAACACATTCTAAATTTATCTTTTGCATTCAAATTATTGTTTCTCTTTTACTTCTGTCCTCTAATTTTTCacttacaattttttatctcttctactcctaattttttaaaaactgagtttgcaccggtctaaatataaataaagtctCGGTGAATTCAACACTCAGACTTCTATTTTACTTTACCACTTAAAATAGATTGATACACTTTCCAACAAATTCACATAATTCAATCATTACAACTAccaaatgaatgaaaataacAACTTAGCATAATAAGGAAACACATAAAAAGGCTTTGAAGCTCCCAATTAAAACTCCGTTCTTAGAGTGAATCTTCATTGCAAATTCCACAAGTACACCTCTCTCTCACACTAAGACCACATATGATAGAGAAAACACAGTTTGGTGAAAACCTGGCAATAAATCACAAcagctaaaaaatttaaagattccaaaataaaaaaagtatcgtAAAATTAAATGACTCAAAATGCTTTTTTATAAGTTGTTAGAGATGAGTAGTTGCCTAATTATATATCATCACATCACTAGGGGCTGACACTCTAATTCCCATAATGGGACATTGTTCATCACCAAACatcttgaaaattgaaattggttATAACAATTacgataattataaataattgtcaCTCCTCATTGGGCATGGAGAGCCAGCTAGGTGTCTCATTGTTTTGCAAAAGAGATTGCCATGGGTGGTGGAGGTTCTAACCTTATCTTCCTAGCCGAAGTGTACGAGTAGTGATTCTTCTTTCTAACACGACTGAGGTGTTGTGGCCTAAGGTGAGTACTCGCAAAATACATTCTGATGTTTAAGTGCAAATTTACTAAACAATATTGTGTGATAAACACATACATAACACTATTAAGATTAACTATATATTTGTAAGAGTTTGACAGGTACTAAATTTCTTGGTGTGAAGCTCAAGGACTATCAAAGGAGGGAAATATTATCTTACTTTATGTTGTAACAATAGGCTAACTTCTCTCGATCGAAGTCGAGATATACTTTCTTGTTCCTAAGTACGTTTTGCAGTGTTCTTAATCCTAAGTAGCTAGAAAGCATTGATCGAACTCAACAACTGGTGAATTgagttaattttttcaattactGTGTCATGTTATACAAATTGAGTCTCAAGTCTAATccaaaacaaatattattgtATTAAGTTATCTTCTATGTCTTGTTGCCTTTGATTTGTCTCTATTACCGCTTTTTTTTCATTACGACATAAGATGCGATCTCGTCATTCCTAAAATTTCTGGTCCCTGGGATAGATTTGATGCAAAGTAAAATAGACAAAGTAGCAGATAAGCATATATAGTTAAGTTCTACTTGTTTAATTAGTGAATCTCTTAATCAACTTGGTGATCCGATCGTTAGCCATCATGTCGACCACAATTAGAAAAAGCATACACTAGAAGTTTTACGCACTCTTTGGTAATTtgtgaaatatttaaatgagaaaaaagatcataaaaataaaagtataattttttttgtactaTTATTCACTCATAacttattatgtataataagattattaatttttataataattaatttaaaaatcatattaactggcagtataagattattttacATTCTATTAGTGTGTATGACCATTAAACTCTATctaaatatacaatataataaaataaaatcttgaaATTTGCTTTCCTTAACGGAATGATAATGGAAGTGCTTTATTGTATAAGTATATGTTGCGAGAGAATATAAGTGATTCTAAGAAATTTATTAAACTCAGGCAGTTTGTTCGtgtttttagaattatttttatggaagttgtattttaaaaaatgctataaatgtgtaagtttattttttacgtAAAAATTCGAATACCTTTCAAAcaataagtaataattttttagaacaattttgtcaatatgtgataaaagaaacttttgatcttagaataattaaatggatccttaatttaattattttctttttcatttttcaagaaATATGCAATATCTTGGATGAGGTTGAAGAGCAACTAGAAGATTTACGATATATATGCCAAGTTgccttccttttttcctttttctttttaggtCTTTTCATGCCAATTtgtttacttaaaaattaagaGTGCAATTCTTCGAATGAATGAATATAATCCTTTCATGAACAACTGAGTAAAGATtcctctattttatatttttattcacaaaatAAACGAACAAAGGAATCGAAGATTCGTTTAAATTAGTTAATGCGGgaatttgaattcaattttaTGGTATGCTTACTTAAATGAGTTTGATTGCATTCCTTTTACTAATTTTGAAGGTGTTAGTTAATTTAGTTACCAAACTTTCGTGCATTTGTTAGAGTTTTGATTATGGGTTGTGCAAGCTTGACTACCTTACCTTTCGTACGTTTTGATGAATAAGAAATGCCTTACAAAAATTTACattgaataaaaaagtattCAGCATTGTATTTGACACAGATATTATTTCAAGACAGAAATTAAGACCCTGCCGGGGCCTTTGCTCTattcataaaatgcttttatAGTCGTTGCTGAAACTTCAGATACATGACATTAGAACTTTCGTTTACATAAAACACTAATTGTAAATTAAGTATTTAGgataattaatcatataattggttcaaatataaatttgatcTCTGAAAAATAaagtcatttaattattttttatgatcctGGATCACGGatgtcttttaatttaataggtaAGAGAATAATCTCATTACTTACTGAGTTAATAACTAttgtctaaaaaaaatttaaacaaaaaatcttCTACTTCATAAATCCTGTGGTTTGTAGCAAAAAATAGCTAAAAACATAACTAACATACAATGATTaatacaatttcaaatttacaatagacaaacaaataaaaataaaatagctttataaatatataaccaAAAAAAGGGAGGgaatattttacattttgagCTTTGAAAATGAGTGGCAGGAACTATTGAGCCTTAATTCTTACCATGTAAATATGCATTTCCACATTTAATTCTGAAAGCATGGGACAGGTGTTGACAAGTGACCATTCATACACAAAAGGAGGGGAGGGGGTGAGGTCTAGAGACTAGCATGTAATATTGGTTGGCCTAGACAACCCAAACCATGTTTCCATCATTTGGGAAGTGTCGTAAGCCCGCACGCACCTgatcattttaataataataataaaaaatattgaaagcaAATAAAGAGTGAATGAACCAAAAAGCACTTGACCTTTCAAGAGGTAAGTCTACAGTGACTTTCTTAGTTCCTACCTCAACTCCATTCCCACTCTCCTCTTTCCTCAAAGTCCAAACTCTAGTAATTTCAACCAAactaaattcttttaaaagagaaattaataattacttaattagtgtctcctttaaaaagttaaattattttcatacaattagatatttttaaatatggtCTTTCATTGTCATCTTTGTTAGGACGATGTGAGTGAGTGGTTGGTTCATTTTtgtgaaataaattaataataataattcaataaaagTTGATACAATTGTTAATGACCAAACTCATCTTATTATCTTACTGGTAAATAAGgtataaatatatttgtaagCGCTTCAAGTCTGGTGTGATTTTGATgaatctaaattttggttttaaaaaatatttaactatcggtttagtttttataatttttaaatttatttcttttaatttttataattaacaagtaaattttttaattcttaaaatttaataagtaaattttttaatctcttaaaaaatcaacaaatctacttattaaatataaaaattaaaagtgataagTATAGAATCtattaaatctaaaataataataataataataaaatgttaatattattatatatattttttgggtgTTACTTATTTCCTTCTCCTTGAAGACTAGCTGTCTCGGGCAGTGGCAGCATAACCAGAAAAAGGTTCCAGAAATTCTGGTAAGGAACGAAGCAAAGCAAACGCAGCGTTTCGTTTCGTGTCGCTGCTGGTTATGGATGGAATGTACGGAGTGCCGGCGGAGTACGCCGACAAGGCTCTCATGACGCCGGAGAATCTGATTTTCCCGCCGGACTACCACCACGACTTCCTCGCCGCCGGCCGGATTCCGCTGTTCGGATCCGACGAGTTCTTCTCCTCCTCCGCCGGAATTCACCGGCAGCAGGAAGATGACGTGGCAGCCACCACTGTCATGAAGGCCAAAATCGCCTCTCACCCTCACTACCCTCGCCTCCTCCAAGCTTACATCGAGTGTCAGAAGGTGCATAACAAACTCGTTAAAATTAGTTGCAACAATTTGTAAACGTTTCTcggaggaagaaaaaaaaacggttataacaaacttttttttgtgTTACGGATGCTGCTGTTGCAGGTTGGGGCGCCTCCGGAAATCGCGCGCTTGTTGGAGGAAATCCGGCGAGAAAATGACCCGTGCAAGAGCGACGCCGTTTCTTCTTCCACGTGCTTTGGAGCCGATCCCGAGCTTGACGAATTCATGGTCCCccctttctttctctctgcACACGCACgcacacaaatatatatacatatatatatatatatatatatatatttataatctatatatattattattacaacTTTCGTCAAGATTGTGTTTCCgattatccatttttttttctggtttcAGGAAGCCTACTGCGACATGTTGGTGAAGTATAAATCCGACTTGGCTCGCCCTTTTGATGAAGCAACCACTTTCCTCAACAAGATCGAAATGCAGCTCAGCCATCTCTGCACTGGTGCTTCCGTTTCCAACGTTTCTGGTTTGTtcttctctctccctctttctcttcAGTGTCTTACTAGCTGTAAGCTCTTGCTCACTGCTAGtgctattaattataatttcggAACTCGATGTTCCTTCGTTGATATCTGTGCTGctttttacaaagagaaaaaaaaaacgataagGTTTTAATAAACGCTGGGAAGCTGTTCTAGTAATAGTACCCTTAGCACTTCAAGCGCGTGGATAACTTACAAATTTATTTCAGTTTAATCAGTGGTCTAATTCGAGCTCAGGGTATATGCAGCTCGAGTTTTGGGTCTTAAGTAGTAATAGTATAACCAGTTGGCACATCGATGACGCATGTATCAATGGACAAAAAATTGTTTCAGTTTAACCAAATCTTAAGTTTGAGTTTGAGTTCTTAGTATACGTGTTTTGAACATGTGATTTGGACCAAAAAAGAAGTACTCTTAATTAAGCCACACATGGAGCAATGAACAATGTTTCATGTTTGGTTGCTTTCTTTGATGTGCCTGGTCCTTATCTCTTGGTTGTTTAACCATTGGCTGAGAACATGCATGAATAAACCTCACAGAAATAGTCTTATAAGTTGGCAGCAAATATGTGCTTGTGAGAATGAGATGGAGACATGACACACAGCTTTTTTACGAAGAGTGTactagaaagaaaacaaaaaggaaagggaaaccctaacacttctctctctttcctaTGGATTAGTGTTTATGTATGACTGTGCTGCTGCTGGCTTCTCGCTGTTAATGTATGTAACTTTCTTTGTGTGCTTTCACTGTTAGACAGTAATCCATGGCTTCTTTCGTCATAGTAGGAGAAAAAAGTTTGGTTGTTTGGT
This region includes:
- the LOC114380472 gene encoding homeobox protein knotted-1-like 6, whose protein sequence is MDGMYGVPAEYADKALMTPENLIFPPDYHHDFLAAGRIPLFGSDEFFSSSAGIHRQQEDDVAATTVMKAKIASHPHYPRLLQAYIECQKVGAPPEIARLLEEIRRENDPCKSDAVSSSTCFGADPELDEFMEAYCDMLVKYKSDLARPFDEATTFLNKIEMQLSHLCTGASVSNVSDDGGVSSDEDLSTGDGDAQDGQLKGEDRELKDRLLRKFGSHIGTLKLEFSKKKKKGKLPKEARQALLQWWNVHYKWPYPTEADKIELAKSTGLDQKQINNWFINQRKRHWKPSENMQFSMMENFNGRILADE